A window of Clostridium estertheticum genomic DNA:
GAGGTCATGTTATGCAAAATAATATTTTGATTATTGATGATGACATAGAACTATGTCAATTACTTAAAAAATGTGTAGAAAAGGAGAGCCTAACCGCTGATTTTGCACATACCGGAACGGATGGCTTAAGCCGCCTAGCACAAGAAAGCTATCACCTCATTGTTTTGGATGTCATGTTACCGGGAATTGATGGATTTCAGGTGCTCTCAAAAATAAGAGAAATGAGTACTGTTCCGGTGCTTATGCTTACTGCGAGAATTGCTAGTGTCGACAAGGTAAATGGCCTACGTTCCGGTGCAGACGACTATCTGACGAAGCCTTTTGATGTCGAAGAGTTTATCGCCCGCGTTTTGTCTTTGATTCGCCGATATACAACCTTAAACAACAGTCTTAGCGAGGAACCGAAGCAGCTCTCATTTCAGAATCTTACTATTGACTTGGATACCCGGATTGTTTACATTGGAAATGGGCAAGTTGAGCTTCACCCAAAGGAATTTGACATTTTTTGCTACCTTGCAAAAAACCAGGGTAGAATTCTGACTAAGCAGCAGATATATGAAGAAATATGGCAGGAACCATATGCCTATGATGATAACAACATCATGGGATATATCAGCAAACTACGAAAGCAAATTGAGCCTGATACAAACAAGCCGGTCTATATCCAGACTGTCAAAGGCGTAGGCTACCGCTTTAGCCGGGAGGTATAACCATGGATGGAATCTATGTGAGTATTTTGTTATTTGTGGCTGTGATTGTTATTGCTGTTGCTGCAGTCATTTCTACAATTCTACTCTACCGCAAAATGCACAATGTACGGTTGAAGCTAAATGATATTTCAGAAACTCTGGGTGACATTGCACAAGGCAACAGCAATCTAAAAATACTGGCGAAACCTAGCGATATGACTTCTATTATTTGCTATAAAATAAATGATA
This region includes:
- a CDS encoding response regulator transcription factor, giving the protein MQNNILIIDDDIELCQLLKKCVEKESLTADFAHTGTDGLSRLAQESYHLIVLDVMLPGIDGFQVLSKIREMSTVPVLMLTARIASVDKVNGLRSGADDYLTKPFDVEEFIARVLSLIRRYTTLNNSLSEEPKQLSFQNLTIDLDTRIVYIGNGQVELHPKEFDIFCYLAKNQGRILTKQQIYEEIWQEPYAYDDNNIMGYISKLRKQIEPDTNKPVYIQTVKGVGYRFSREV